Sequence from the Acidimicrobiia bacterium genome:
CGCTCTCCCTGGTGCTCATCAGCCCGTCGACCCCCGACGAGGCTCAGGCGCTGCGCGACTGGGGCGACTTCGTGCACCTCAACCACATCGTCGAGGCCGGCGTCCCCGGCTACACGATGATCACGCCCTACGAGAACGCGACCAAAGGTGACCCGCGCTACCTGCACTTCTACGAGTTCGACGACCCCGACGCCGAGGTCACGTTCAAGCGGATGCGGCCGATGGTCGAGGCCCGCATCGGCAAGTGGGGCACACCCGAGTGCGACGCGTGGGCCTTCCACCCCGCGCTCCGCATCATGTACGTCAACTCGTTCGCGCTCGTCGGCGAGAAGACCCGTTGATGCGTCGCTCACTGCGAGCCGGGATACCCGGCTCGCAGCCGTTCGCTCCTGGCGAGCTCACTCCGCTTCGCTTCGCTCGCCGCGTCCTCCGGACCGGCTCCTACTAAGTCGGCGTTGGGATAACCGCCAGGTGCGGCGTGGTGCGGGACCTCGGCGAACGCGGGCTGGCGCAGCGCGTTGCCGGTCCACACCATCCGCGTGTCCACTCCGTGCGACTCCATGTGCTGCTCCCCGCGTAGTCGATTCGACGCATCCCAATCAGTAGCCCTAGTCAGCCCTCGAGCTTGAAGACGCGCATCGCGTTCTCGCGCAGGAACCGCGGCCACACGTGGTCACGGAACGGCACGTTCGGCATCTCGGTGAAGATGCGTTCGAGGCTCAGCCCCATCGGGAAGTAGCCCGCGTACATCACCTTCTCCGCACCACGCGTGTTGGCATACTCGATGATGGCCCTCGGGTAATGCTTGGGCGCGAACGCGCTCGTCATGTAATAGAGGTTGGGCCACTTGAGCATGAGTTTCACCGCGAGCGCTTCCCACGGTTCGGCGCCGTGGCGCATCACGATGCGCAACTCGGGGAAGTCGTAACACACGTCGTCGAAGTGCATGACGTCCTGGCACGCCGACGGGAACCGCGGCCCTGCGATGCCTGCGTTCGAGATGATCGGGATGTCGAGGTCGATGCAAGTCTGGTAGATCGGGTAGTAGCGCCTGTCGCTCACCGGCACCTGCGGGTTGCAGCCCGCCGGGAACGTGGTGACCGCCTTGATGTTGTGCTCCTCGTGCGCGGTGCGGATCTTGCGCACCGTGCCGGTGATGTCGTTCGGGTCGACCTCGAGGCTGGCGGCGAACCGGTCCGGGTGGTCGCGGAGGGCTCCCGTCATCACCTCTCTCCCCAAGCCGATGAGGCCGATGTCGACGCCCCACTTGTCCATCTCGGCGAGCGTGATGTCGACGGGGTCGTCGCCGGCGTCGAGGCGGTTCGGGATGTCCTTGAACATGTACTCGGCGGGCATCTCCATCTCGCCGCTGCCCGAGTCGCGGAGCATCGGCCGCAGATAGTCGTAGGTGCGGGCGTGGTCGGCAACCGGGAAGCTGATCATCAGATCGACCGCGCCGATGTCCGTCGGCATCGTCATGCGCGGCACTGTACGACGACCGGTCGAAGCCGTCACGGTTCCGGGGTAACTTGCTCGGGAACACTTCTTCACCGATAATCCCTCGAAATTCGGTACGGAAACTGATTCCTCAGGGGGCTCGATGAGAGGTTCGAGGACTGTGTGCCGGCGCGTGGTCATACCGGCGATCACCTACGCCCTGGTTGCCGCGGGCTTGACCGCCACCCCGGCGCGCGCGGCCGTCGCCGCGCTCGATCCCGGCATCAACAGCCCCGCCGCGCTCGAGAACACCGACTGCGACGCCACCCGGAAGCAGATCAAGTTCCCGGCGCTCGCGGCCCCGGCCTGCGTGAAGCCGTGGAAGGACGGCGCCAACAACGGCGGAGCCACCGCGCAGGGCGTCACCAAGGACGCGGTCAAGGTCGTCGTGCTGTACACGAACGTGGTCCAGGACGGCCGGAGCCCGGCCAGCCTCTACAAGAACCAGGCGACCGGCGGGTTCTCGAACCAACGGGACCCCATCATCGACGCCGACGCG
This genomic interval carries:
- a CDS encoding amidohydrolase family protein; amino-acid sequence: MTMPTDIGAVDLMISFPVADHARTYDYLRPMLRDSGSGEMEMPAEYMFKDIPNRLDAGDDPVDITLAEMDKWGVDIGLIGLGREVMTGALRDHPDRFAASLEVDPNDITGTVRKIRTAHEEHNIKAVTTFPAGCNPQVPVSDRRYYPIYQTCIDLDIPIISNAGIAGPRFPSACQDVMHFDDVCYDFPELRIVMRHGAEPWEALAVKLMLKWPNLYYMTSAFAPKHYPRAIIEYANTRGAEKVMYAGYFPMGLSLERIFTEMPNVPFRDHVWPRFLRENAMRVFKLEG